In Nocardioides dokdonensis FR1436, the following are encoded in one genomic region:
- the dinB gene encoding DNA polymerase IV, with product MTSAGGPTTPILHIDMDAFYASVAVRDRPELWEVPVIVGGGYRGVVLSANYLAREHGVRSGMPATRARRLCPQAVVVPPDHDLFASVSTAVIECFRRVTPVVEVVSLDEAFLDVSGSVRRLGQPAEIAEQVRATIHDEQAITCSVGVAATISVAKLASKRAKPDGVLVVPPEEITTFLHPLDVGELYGVGEKTRSMLHRLGLVTVGDVAHTPLRTLQRAVGDHLGRHLHELAWGDDRREVVARSSSAFGLGAGEPERSMGAQETFARDIDDRAVVLREVLRLTSTVTGRMRVAGVAGRTVTLTVRFADFTTITRSRTMSEASDVTQEIYRTATGLYDALGLQRARLRLVGVRVEGLAPRESVHHQHVLGEREHGWSEADRAVDRATRRFGSAAVRPASLLS from the coding sequence ATGACCTCCGCCGGCGGCCCGACCACCCCGATCCTCCACATCGACATGGACGCCTTCTACGCCTCGGTCGCGGTCCGGGACCGTCCCGAGCTGTGGGAGGTGCCGGTGATCGTGGGCGGCGGGTACCGCGGCGTGGTGCTCTCGGCCAACTACCTGGCCCGCGAGCACGGCGTCCGCTCCGGCATGCCCGCCACCCGGGCCCGTCGGCTGTGTCCCCAGGCCGTCGTGGTGCCGCCCGACCACGACCTCTTCGCCAGCGTCTCCACCGCGGTCATCGAGTGCTTCCGCCGGGTCACGCCCGTGGTCGAGGTGGTCTCGCTCGACGAGGCCTTCCTCGACGTCAGCGGGTCGGTGCGTCGTCTCGGCCAGCCCGCGGAGATCGCCGAGCAGGTGCGCGCCACCATCCACGACGAGCAGGCGATCACCTGCTCGGTCGGGGTGGCGGCCACCATCTCGGTGGCCAAGCTGGCCAGCAAGCGCGCCAAGCCCGACGGCGTCCTCGTCGTGCCGCCCGAGGAGATCACCACCTTCCTGCACCCGCTCGACGTCGGTGAGCTCTACGGCGTGGGGGAGAAGACCCGCTCGATGCTGCACCGCCTGGGCCTGGTCACCGTCGGCGACGTCGCGCACACCCCGTTGCGCACCCTGCAGCGCGCGGTCGGCGACCACCTCGGCCGCCACCTGCACGAGCTGGCCTGGGGCGACGACCGCCGCGAGGTGGTCGCGCGCTCCAGCTCGGCGTTCGGCCTCGGCGCCGGGGAGCCCGAGCGGTCCATGGGGGCGCAGGAGACCTTCGCCCGCGACATCGACGACCGGGCCGTGGTGCTGCGCGAGGTGCTGCGGCTCACCAGCACCGTCACCGGCCGGATGCGGGTGGCCGGCGTCGCGGGACGCACCGTCACCCTCACCGTCCGGTTCGCCGACTTCACCACCATCACCCGCTCGCGCACGATGAGCGAGGCCAGCGACGTCACCCAGGAGATCTACCGCACCGCCACCGGCCTGTACGACGCCCTCGGGCTGCAGCGGGCCCGCCTGCGACTGGTGGGGGTGCGGGTCGAGGGACTCGCGCCGCGCGAGAGCGTGCACCACCAGCACGTGCTGGGCGAGCGCGAGCACGGGTGGTCCGAGGCCGACCGGGCGGTGGACCGGGCGACCCGGCGCTTCGGCTCGGCCGCGGTCCGCCCGGCCAGCCTGCTGTCCTGA
- a CDS encoding DUF3040 domain-containing protein has translation MPLSEEELRLLEQMERALSEEDPKFASTLRGTSLRRVARRRAVAAGAVFALGIVLLMTGAVSQIWAIGIVGFIVMLGSATFGLNALRSQTQAGPAGEAGHAHDDQGSRSFTVIDGGRRSRSRSRRNQSSGSFMERMDERWRRRREENGGF, from the coding sequence GTGCCACTCTCGGAAGAGGAGCTGCGACTGCTCGAGCAGATGGAGCGTGCTCTCTCCGAGGAGGATCCCAAGTTCGCCTCCACCCTGCGCGGCACCTCGCTGCGCCGGGTCGCGCGTCGCCGGGCAGTGGCTGCCGGCGCCGTCTTCGCGCTCGGGATCGTCCTGCTGATGACCGGCGCCGTCTCCCAGATCTGGGCCATCGGCATCGTCGGGTTCATCGTCATGCTCGGCTCGGCCACGTTCGGCCTCAACGCGTTGCGCAGCCAGACCCAGGCCGGTCCCGCCGGCGAGGCCGGTCACGCGCACGACGACCAGGGCTCGCGGTCCTTCACGGTCATCGACGGCGGCCGCAGGTCCCGCTCGCGCTCGCGGCGCAACCAGAGCAGCGGCAGCTTCATGGAGCGGATGGACGAGCGGTGGCGTCGCCGCCGCGAGGAGAACGGCGGCTTCTGA
- a CDS encoding transglutaminaseTgpA domain-containing protein, whose protein sequence is MSAPRSSLGAGLVLSSAAALTTWVSILSWRGFTDAPSTFLAPLLGLGLLVAGVGAVGRWSRLGALSVLGLQLLLGGIALSWILVGSPLPVGSAWDALLLVFSDAAGDARVYAPPVPTSEAAVEPLLLAGGLGCLLLVDLLACGLRRVSLAGLPLLTVYSVPVSLLDTDLTWWVFALSALGFLALLYLQESEQVARWGRTLSDLGGPDPDVRSSGLGVHTTTVRVHALAVGGLATALAVVVPLAIPTLDVELFDIGRGPGGSTEISIDNPMLDLVRDLNRPDDTPLLQVRSEKVEPEYLRISALNRFSQNEWSPGDREIPVENQPDGAMPPLSGVSPSVPRRTLDYRIEAYDTFHSRWLPTFAPVSSVEASGDWRFDEATMDFLAGGEDLDVAGTTWSMTGVDLDLSAQELADAPSSAGMVSADYTDLPADMPPMISQLANQVTAGAPTRFQKAVALQDWFREEFEYSLQQVPPGNGTDELVEFLSPDGEYARTGYCEQFASAMAVMARQLGIPARVAVGFLTPEEIDDGVYEYSSDDLHAWPELFIAGSGWVPFEPTPSDRTGAAPSYTRGAVDLQQPGVDGPSGSADEQLPDRNGQPSTAPDPEEQDPDAAAAADTGDGGVPWGPVLAGLLVALLLLVLALTPRAVRRRRREHRLGAGPEEVWDELRDTARDLGLLYVDHRSPRETAATMADHLSFAPRAVEALQRLAGALERLRYAAPGSGAAGGPGADSGWQDDGALVVETLGDGATPRARRRATWLPRTLLRPTRRTSVPAQPETEALEYRGGVVDHVR, encoded by the coding sequence GTGAGCGCGCCGCGCAGCAGCCTCGGCGCCGGTCTGGTGCTGTCGAGCGCCGCGGCCCTGACCACCTGGGTCTCCATCCTGTCGTGGCGCGGCTTCACCGATGCGCCCTCGACCTTCCTCGCGCCCCTGCTCGGTCTCGGCCTGCTCGTCGCGGGCGTCGGCGCCGTGGGTCGCTGGTCGCGGCTCGGGGCCCTGTCCGTGCTCGGCCTCCAGCTCCTGCTCGGCGGGATCGCGCTGAGCTGGATCCTGGTCGGGTCGCCGCTGCCGGTGGGGTCCGCGTGGGACGCGCTGCTGCTGGTCTTCTCCGACGCCGCCGGCGACGCCCGGGTCTACGCCCCACCGGTCCCCACCTCCGAGGCCGCGGTGGAGCCGCTGCTGCTCGCCGGCGGCCTGGGGTGCCTGCTGCTGGTCGACCTGCTCGCCTGCGGGCTGCGCCGGGTCTCCCTGGCCGGCCTGCCGCTGCTGACGGTCTACAGCGTGCCGGTCAGCCTGCTCGACACCGACCTGACCTGGTGGGTGTTCGCGCTGTCGGCCCTGGGCTTCCTCGCGCTGCTCTACCTGCAGGAGAGCGAGCAGGTGGCCCGCTGGGGACGCACGCTCTCCGACCTAGGCGGCCCCGACCCGGACGTGCGCAGCAGCGGCCTGGGGGTGCACACCACGACGGTGCGGGTCCATGCCCTGGCCGTGGGTGGCCTGGCCACGGCCCTGGCCGTCGTGGTGCCGTTGGCGATCCCCACCCTCGACGTCGAGCTGTTCGACATCGGGCGTGGCCCCGGCGGGAGCACCGAGATCAGCATCGACAACCCGATGCTCGACCTGGTCCGCGACCTGAACCGTCCCGACGACACCCCGCTGCTGCAGGTGCGCAGCGAGAAGGTGGAACCCGAGTACCTGCGCATCTCGGCGCTGAACCGGTTCTCCCAGAACGAGTGGAGCCCCGGCGACCGCGAGATCCCCGTCGAGAACCAGCCCGACGGCGCGATGCCGCCGCTGAGCGGGGTCAGCCCGTCGGTGCCACGACGCACCTTGGACTACCGGATCGAGGCCTACGACACGTTCCACTCCCGGTGGCTGCCGACCTTCGCCCCGGTGAGCAGCGTGGAGGCGTCCGGCGACTGGCGCTTCGACGAGGCGACGATGGACTTCCTCGCCGGGGGCGAGGACCTCGATGTCGCCGGCACCACCTGGTCGATGACCGGCGTCGACCTCGACCTGTCCGCCCAGGAGCTCGCCGACGCACCCTCGTCGGCCGGCATGGTCTCCGCTGACTACACCGACCTGCCCGCTGACATGCCGCCGATGATCTCCCAGCTCGCCAACCAGGTCACCGCCGGCGCCCCGACCCGCTTCCAGAAGGCCGTGGCCCTGCAGGACTGGTTCCGCGAGGAGTTCGAGTACTCGTTGCAGCAGGTCCCGCCCGGCAACGGCACCGACGAGCTGGTCGAGTTCCTCAGCCCCGACGGCGAGTACGCCCGCACCGGCTACTGCGAGCAGTTCGCCAGCGCGATGGCCGTCATGGCCCGCCAGCTCGGCATCCCGGCCCGGGTCGCCGTCGGCTTCCTGACGCCCGAGGAGATCGACGACGGCGTCTACGAGTACTCCTCCGACGACCTGCACGCCTGGCCCGAGCTGTTCATCGCCGGCTCCGGGTGGGTGCCCTTCGAGCCCACCCCGTCGGACCGCACCGGCGCGGCCCCGTCCTACACCCGTGGCGCCGTCGACCTGCAGCAGCCCGGGGTCGACGGACCGAGCGGCAGCGCCGACGAGCAGCTGCCCGACCGCAACGGCCAGCCGAGCACTGCCCCCGACCCGGAGGAGCAGGACCCCGACGCGGCCGCCGCCGCCGACACCGGCGACGGCGGTGTGCCGTGGGGGCCGGTCCTGGCCGGGCTCCTGGTCGCACTTCTGCTCCTGGTCCTGGCCCTGACCCCGCGTGCCGTGCGGCGTCGCCGGCGCGAGCACCGGCTCGGTGCCGGCCCCGAGGAGGTCTGGGACGAGCTGCGCGACACCGCACGCGATCTCGGCCTGCTCTACGTCGACCACCGCTCGCCCCGGGAGACCGCCGCCACGATGGCCGACCACCTGAGCTTCGCCCCCCGGGCCGTCGAGGCACTGCAGCGGCTCGCCGGTGCCCTGGAGCGGCTGCGCTACGCGGCTCCCGGTTCGGGCGCGGCGGGCGGCCCCGGTGCCGACAGCGGCTGGCAGGACGACGGCGCGCTGGTCGTCGAGACCCTGGGCGACGGTGCCACCCCGCGGGCCCGGCGTCGCGCCACCTGGCTGCCGCGCACGCTGCTGCGACCCACGCGTCGCACGAGCGTGCCGGCACAGCCGGAGACCGAGGCGCTGGAGTACCGCGGCGGGGTCGTCGACCACGTGCGCTGA
- a CDS encoding DUF58 domain-containing protein has translation MREALAGLTVRGRAFIAAGVTAVVCAVLLGQPALTRVGVLVLALPLVTALVLGRSRYRLALVRTVAPPLVAAGQQARVTLSLSNEGRTPSGVLLLEDHVPYVLGTRPRFVLEGIGHGWHRQVAYQVRSDVRGRFEVGPMTVRVSDPFGLVELGRAFHTTSVLTVTPRTVALPPITLGGSESGSGENRPRAFAIGSAEDVTVREYHRGDDLRRVHWPSSARTGELMVRREEQPWHSRATVFIDNRAVAHRGQGIASSLETAVVAAASVAVHLTRRGYAVRLVTAAGEDRSQAWHERGGDPSAAPLLESLAVLHAHEAPRLDTAWLGESGRGGLLVAVLGAVQHHDAPVLRRMLSHQGSALALALDVDAWVGDPGPASTAVLAQQGWRVATLGPHDRLDTRWQELGAVGRSGRRPSPVAQVTP, from the coding sequence GTGCGCGAGGCGCTGGCCGGGCTGACGGTGCGGGGGCGGGCGTTCATCGCCGCCGGCGTCACCGCGGTGGTCTGCGCCGTCCTGCTCGGCCAGCCCGCCCTGACCCGGGTGGGGGTGCTGGTGCTCGCACTGCCGCTGGTCACGGCCCTGGTGCTGGGGCGCAGCCGCTACCGGCTGGCGCTGGTGCGCACCGTCGCTCCCCCGCTCGTCGCCGCGGGCCAGCAGGCGCGGGTGACGCTGTCGCTGAGCAACGAGGGCCGCACCCCGAGCGGGGTGCTGCTGCTCGAGGACCACGTGCCCTACGTCCTGGGCACCCGCCCCCGCTTCGTCCTCGAGGGCATCGGCCACGGCTGGCACCGCCAGGTCGCCTACCAGGTCCGCTCCGACGTGCGCGGCCGCTTCGAGGTGGGCCCGATGACGGTGCGGGTGAGCGACCCCTTCGGCCTCGTCGAGCTCGGCCGCGCCTTCCACACCACCTCGGTCCTCACCGTCACCCCGCGCACCGTCGCGCTGCCCCCCATCACGCTCGGCGGATCCGAGAGCGGGTCGGGCGAGAACCGACCGCGGGCGTTCGCGATCGGCAGCGCCGAGGACGTCACGGTGCGCGAGTACCACCGCGGCGACGACCTTCGCCGCGTGCACTGGCCCAGCTCGGCCCGCACGGGCGAGCTGATGGTGCGTCGCGAGGAGCAGCCCTGGCACTCCCGAGCCACCGTCTTCATCGACAACCGCGCGGTCGCGCACCGCGGGCAGGGCATCGCGTCCTCGCTGGAGACCGCTGTCGTCGCAGCCGCCTCCGTCGCGGTGCACCTGACCCGACGCGGGTACGCCGTCCGCCTGGTCACCGCCGCCGGGGAGGACCGCTCCCAGGCGTGGCACGAGCGCGGCGGCGACCCGAGCGCTGCTCCGCTCCTGGAGTCGCTGGCCGTGCTGCACGCGCACGAGGCGCCCCGCCTGGACACGGCCTGGCTCGGCGAGTCGGGCCGTGGCGGTCTGCTGGTCGCGGTCCTCGGGGCCGTGCAGCACCACGATGCGCCGGTGCTGCGACGGATGCTCTCGCACCAGGGCAGCGCCCTGGCCCTGGCGCTCGACGTGGACGCGTGGGTCGGCGACCCCGGCCCGGCCTCGACCGCGGTGCTGGCCCAGCAGGGCTGGCGGGTGGCGACGCTCGGACCGCACGACCGGCTCGACACCCGGTGGCAGGAGCTCGGCGCGGTCGGCCGTTCGGGTCGCCGTCCCTCGCCCGTCGCGCAGGTGACGCCGTGA
- a CDS encoding AAA family ATPase, which translates to MGRVRSNVERVIEGKPEVVSSALVVLLAEGHLLIEDVPGVGKTMLSKALARSIDSTVRRIQFTPDLLPSDVTGVSVFNQDTRQFEFRPGGVFANIVVGDEINRASPKTQSALLECMEERQVTVDNATYQLETPFMVIATQNPVEMEGTYALPEAQRDRFMVRTSMGYPVEAAELAMIAGHTEGSPLDDLEHVTDAAEIRKLTAIVQQVYVAEAVRRYTVALTSSTRRTDELVLGASPRATLHLVRAAKAYAALHGRDYVLPDDVRELAPRVLTHRLLPSVEASMNGRSTGDILERLVAAVPVPDGTHS; encoded by the coding sequence ATGGGACGCGTGCGCAGCAACGTGGAACGGGTCATCGAGGGCAAGCCCGAGGTCGTCTCGTCCGCCCTCGTGGTGCTGCTGGCCGAGGGGCACCTGCTCATCGAGGACGTGCCGGGGGTGGGCAAGACCATGCTCAGCAAGGCCCTGGCCCGCTCGATCGACAGCACCGTGCGTCGCATCCAGTTCACCCCCGACCTGCTGCCCTCGGACGTGACGGGCGTGTCGGTGTTCAACCAGGACACCCGGCAGTTCGAGTTCCGGCCCGGTGGGGTCTTCGCCAACATCGTGGTCGGCGACGAGATCAACCGCGCCTCGCCGAAGACCCAGTCGGCGCTCCTGGAGTGCATGGAGGAGCGTCAGGTCACCGTCGACAACGCGACCTACCAGCTCGAGACGCCGTTCATGGTCATCGCCACCCAGAACCCCGTCGAGATGGAGGGCACCTACGCCCTGCCCGAGGCCCAGCGCGACCGCTTCATGGTGCGCACCTCGATGGGCTACCCCGTCGAGGCCGCCGAGCTGGCGATGATCGCCGGCCACACCGAGGGCAGCCCCCTCGACGACCTCGAGCACGTCACCGACGCCGCCGAGATCCGCAAGCTCACCGCGATCGTCCAGCAGGTCTACGTCGCCGAGGCGGTGCGCCGCTACACCGTCGCGCTCACCTCGAGCACGCGGCGCACCGACGAGCTGGTGCTGGGCGCCTCACCGCGCGCCACCCTCCACCTCGTGCGCGCCGCCAAGGCGTACGCCGCCCTGCACGGGCGCGACTACGTGCTGCCCGACGACGTGCGCGAGCTGGCGCCCCGGGTGCTGACCCACCGGCTGCTGCCGAGCGTGGAGGCGTCGATGAACGGACGCTCGACCGGCGACATCCTCGAACGCCTGGTCGCCGCCGTGCCGGTGCCCGACGGCACCCACAGCTGA
- the mraZ gene encoding division/cell wall cluster transcriptional repressor MraZ, which yields MFFMGTYTPKVDEKGRLFLPAKFRDSLSEGLVITQGQENCLTVWPEATFMAEAKRAQETPMTNKDARDYRRVLFAGAEQGTPDKQGRIGIPPILRASAGIERDVVVAGVGDRVEIWNPERWAEYSSGAQAKFAELDEAPPL from the coding sequence GTGTTCTTCATGGGCACCTACACCCCCAAGGTCGACGAGAAGGGGCGTCTCTTCCTCCCGGCCAAGTTCAGGGACTCGCTGTCGGAGGGACTCGTGATCACGCAAGGACAGGAGAACTGCCTGACCGTGTGGCCCGAGGCGACCTTCATGGCCGAGGCCAAGCGGGCCCAGGAGACGCCGATGACGAACAAGGACGCACGCGACTACCGCCGCGTCCTGTTCGCCGGGGCGGAGCAGGGCACGCCCGACAAGCAGGGCCGGATCGGCATCCCGCCGATCCTGCGGGCCAGTGCAGGCATCGAGCGCGACGTGGTCGTGGCCGGTGTGGGTGACCGGGTCGAGATCTGGAACCCCGAGCGCTGGGCCGAGTACTCCAGCGGCGCCCAGGCCAAGTTCGCCGAGCTCGACGAGGCACCGCCGCTCTGA
- the rsmH gene encoding 16S rRNA (cytosine(1402)-N(4))-methyltransferase RsmH, whose translation MARPSHVPVLLDRVVALLSPALDRPGSVLVDCTLGLGGHTEAVLERLGQARVIGIDRDPAALDLAGQRLAAYGDRFTAVHAVYDEIPEVLDDLGLDHVDAIFFDLGVSSMQLDVRERGFAYAEDAPLDMRMGSTGPTAADVLNTYSAPELTRVLRDYGEEKFARKIAGAVVRRRESEPFTTSAALVELLYAEIPAPARRTGGHPAKRTFQALRMEVNDELAVLRRALPAAIDAIGVGGRVVVESYHSLEDRLVKQAFTAATRSEVPEDLPFVPEGSEPALRLVTRGSEKADASEIEANPRAASVRLRAVERVRPTTPTATGRRAAR comes from the coding sequence GTGGCCCGCCCCTCGCACGTCCCGGTGCTCCTCGACCGGGTCGTGGCGCTGCTCAGCCCCGCCCTCGACCGGCCCGGGTCGGTGCTCGTCGACTGCACGCTCGGACTCGGTGGGCACACCGAGGCCGTCCTCGAGCGCCTCGGGCAGGCCCGCGTCATCGGCATCGACCGCGACCCCGCCGCCCTCGACCTCGCCGGTCAGCGCCTGGCGGCGTACGGCGACCGGTTCACGGCCGTGCACGCGGTCTACGACGAGATCCCCGAGGTCCTCGACGACCTCGGCCTCGACCACGTCGACGCGATCTTCTTCGACCTCGGTGTCTCCTCGATGCAGCTCGACGTGCGCGAGCGCGGCTTCGCCTACGCCGAGGACGCCCCGCTCGACATGCGGATGGGCAGCACCGGCCCCACGGCCGCCGACGTCCTCAACACCTACTCTGCCCCCGAGCTGACCCGGGTGCTGCGCGACTACGGCGAGGAGAAGTTCGCCCGCAAGATCGCCGGTGCCGTCGTGCGCCGCCGCGAGAGCGAGCCGTTCACCACCTCGGCGGCCCTCGTCGAGCTGCTGTACGCCGAGATCCCGGCGCCCGCGCGACGTACCGGCGGGCACCCGGCCAAGCGCACCTTCCAGGCGTTGCGCATGGAGGTCAACGACGAGCTCGCCGTGCTGCGCCGCGCGCTCCCGGCGGCCATCGACGCGATCGGGGTCGGTGGCCGCGTGGTCGTCGAGTCCTACCACTCCCTCGAGGACCGCCTGGTCAAGCAGGCCTTCACCGCCGCCACCCGGTCCGAGGTCCCCGAGGACCTGCCGTTCGTTCCCGAGGGCAGCGAGCCGGCCCTGCGCCTGGTGACCCGAGGTTCCGAGAAGGCCGACGCCTCCGAGATCGAGGCCAACCCCCGCGCAGCATCGGTGCGCCTGCGCGCCGTCGAGCGCGTGCGACCCACCACCCCCACCGCCACCGGAAGGCGAGCAGCCCGATGA
- a CDS encoding peptidoglycan D,D-transpeptidase FtsI family protein, with the protein MPTTQPSPSRASTIRRGHPHVRLRVGFVLIAMVLSLFAARLVQLQGIDPKAYAEMAAAEGLEEVVLPAERGAILDRFGEPLAESADGLMVVADPALVNTDEEGREVDRAPEVAKLLSSKLDVDYFTLLKRLRTESRFQYVARGVPAAQATKAVARARELGYQGLSTHRDPVRQYPADDVAANLVGFLGTPLADGTPQPLAGFERSFDGLLSGTDGSATFASAAGNKVPLGESTVVEARDGQDLTTTIDRELQWYAQRVLRQTVQQARGDSGVAVVLDSRTGEVLALADHPTFDANAPLESDEADLGSRAVSDVYEPGSVSKVLTLSALIDAGKVTPRTRLTVPGSLARQDRTIGDWFPHDTIRLTLAGVLAKSSNIGTVLASDKFDDGQMRRYLAAFGLGSATGAGVRGESAGILPDPSLWTSQTQDRIAFGQSVSVNALQMTAAVNAIANDGVRIDPSLVLGSATTDSGEQIGTDQATTSQVISSDAARKTALMMERVVDPEAGVAPGAQVPGYRVAGKTGTAQRANSECGCYDGTFTVSFAGFAPADDPRFTVYVVVQNPRNGGGGGSVAGPAFAKITGYALRRYAVPPTGTPASDLPVEW; encoded by the coding sequence GTGCCGACCACGCAGCCGTCGCCGAGCAGGGCCAGCACCATCCGCCGCGGGCACCCGCACGTCCGGCTGCGGGTCGGGTTCGTGCTGATCGCGATGGTGCTCTCGCTCTTCGCCGCGCGCCTGGTCCAGCTGCAGGGCATCGACCCCAAGGCCTACGCCGAGATGGCGGCCGCCGAGGGGCTGGAGGAGGTCGTGCTGCCCGCTGAGCGGGGTGCGATCCTCGACCGCTTCGGTGAGCCGCTGGCCGAGTCGGCGGACGGGTTGATGGTCGTGGCCGACCCGGCGCTGGTGAACACCGACGAGGAGGGCCGCGAGGTCGACCGGGCCCCCGAGGTGGCCAAGCTGCTCTCGTCCAAGCTCGACGTCGACTACTTCACCCTGCTGAAGCGGCTGCGCACCGAGAGCCGGTTCCAGTACGTCGCCCGGGGCGTGCCCGCGGCGCAGGCCACCAAGGCGGTGGCCCGGGCCCGCGAGCTGGGCTACCAGGGCCTGTCCACCCATCGCGACCCGGTGCGCCAGTACCCCGCCGACGACGTGGCCGCCAACCTGGTCGGATTCCTGGGCACCCCGCTGGCCGACGGCACCCCGCAGCCGCTGGCCGGGTTCGAGCGCTCCTTCGACGGGCTGCTCTCCGGCACCGACGGCTCGGCGACCTTCGCCTCGGCCGCGGGCAACAAGGTCCCGCTGGGGGAGTCCACCGTCGTGGAGGCCCGTGACGGTCAGGACCTCACGACCACCATCGACCGCGAGCTGCAGTGGTACGCCCAGCGGGTGCTGCGCCAGACGGTGCAGCAGGCCCGCGGCGACTCCGGCGTCGCGGTCGTGCTGGACTCGCGCACCGGTGAGGTGCTGGCGCTGGCCGACCACCCGACGTTCGACGCGAACGCGCCGCTGGAGTCCGACGAGGCCGACCTCGGCTCGCGCGCGGTGAGCGACGTCTACGAGCCGGGCTCGGTCTCCAAGGTGCTGACCCTCTCCGCCCTCATCGACGCCGGGAAGGTCACTCCGCGCACCCGGCTGACGGTCCCGGGCTCGCTGGCCCGCCAGGACCGGACCATCGGCGACTGGTTCCCCCACGACACGATCCGGCTGACCCTGGCCGGGGTGCTGGCCAAGTCCTCCAACATCGGCACGGTGCTCGCCTCCGACAAGTTCGACGACGGCCAGATGCGCCGCTACCTGGCGGCCTTCGGGCTCGGCTCGGCCACCGGCGCCGGCGTCCGCGGCGAGTCCGCCGGCATCCTGCCGGACCCCTCGCTGTGGACCAGCCAGACCCAGGACCGCATCGCCTTCGGCCAGTCGGTCTCGGTCAACGCGCTGCAGATGACGGCCGCGGTCAACGCGATCGCCAACGACGGCGTCCGGATCGACCCGAGCCTGGTGCTCGGCAGTGCGACCACCGACTCCGGCGAGCAGATCGGCACCGACCAGGCCACCACCAGCCAGGTCATCAGCTCCGACGCCGCGCGCAAGACGGCGCTGATGATGGAGCGGGTCGTCGACCCCGAGGCCGGCGTCGCCCCGGGCGCGCAGGTGCCCGGCTACCGCGTCGCCGGCAAGACCGGCACCGCGCAGCGCGCCAACTCCGAGTGCGGCTGCTACGACGGCACCTTCACGGTCTCCTTCGCCGGCTTCGCCCCCGCCGACGACCCGCGCTTCACCGTCTACGTCGTGGTCCAGAACCCCCGCAACGGTGGCGGCGGTGGGTCGGTCGCCGGCCCCGCGTTCGCCAAGATCACCGGGTACGCGCTGCGTCGCTACGCGGTGCCCCCCACCGGCACCCCCGCCTCGGACCTCCCTGTCGAGTGGTGA